From the genome of Scylla paramamosain isolate STU-SP2022 chromosome 37, ASM3559412v1, whole genome shotgun sequence:
ttagcaaatgccttatacacatacacacacacacacctcgccaCCCTGGAAGGAGAACCCCCAGAACCCCACAACAGGCAGGCCAAGGCGGTGAGCCAGGGCCAGGGAACATTCGTTGGCTATGAGGTCCACCAGCGCCACGGTGAAGTTGAGGCCGGCGAGGTGGTGTGAGAGGGCAGGGTCTCCGAGCAGCGAGAGGCAGTGGGCGTCTATGAGGGAGAACACGTCTGTGGGGATCTGGAAGGCAACGAGAGTAGAGTAAAGTGTGGAGACTATCAATAGGGGCGAAATAATGAGgagaatattaatttttattgtcAAAATCTGGAAGGGAATGATAGTAGTCTTAAGAACGAAGTAGTGAGGGGAATATCAACTTTAATTGTCAAAGTCTGGAAGGGAATGAGCGTGAAGTGCCTTAGAAACGAATATATATGAGGagaatacttatttttattgataGTTTAGCCGTTTATTTGTGTGATATGGCTGTGACCGAGGAGAGGTCTGTGGGAATTAAAGTAAAGAGTCTTAAGaacgatgaaaaataaataaaatattgctTCTTGTCGATATTTTAACTTTAAAGTATTGGAAttagaaagcgagagaaaataagaaaaatagataagattTGCATGAAATATGACGTAACattaccttagagagagagagagagagagagagagagagagagagagagagagagagagagagttgcataaagaaaaaacagaaaaataaagatccagatggtctctctctctctctctctctctctctctctctctctctctctctctctctctctctctctctctctctctctctcacctgccacaGTCTCCGCGGTCTCTCCCACAGCATGGAGGCAGGAAGCTGAAAGGTACCATCCCTCTCCATGTACGggtacctacacacacacacacacacacacacacacacacacacacacacacacacacacacaggaaagacgTGGGAATTAGTGAGTGTGTACAAGTAATACATAAGATATAATAaatgagaggaatggaggaagaagtgcgtacgagaagaggaagaaggaaggggggagagatggaggagggagcaaagaaagagagagagggagaaaaaaagaaatgagagaaggaaggaaaggaagaaagaaacgagagaattggaaagaaagatagaaagacagaaaagaaagaaaagaaaggagggaagagagaaggaaacaaggatagaaagaaggaaaggagagagcgaggagggaaggaagaaataagaagggaggaaggaaggaaatatagaagaaaataaggaaggaaaggaaggaagaaagaaagaaggaaagaagacggaaaaagaaaaaaagaaagtctagtagtagtagtagtagtagtagtaatagtagtagtagtagtagtagtaatagtaaacataatctaaaaacaatacaaacaaacaaacaaacaaacaaacaaacaaattatcaATCAATTAACACAGatgacaaaagagagaaaatatcaataaagaacaataaagatacataataacaataacaataacaataacaacaatatcattaatttctctctctctctctctctctctctctctctctctctctctctctctctctctcacatcgcTTCTTGCCTTCAACTTCCGCTCTCTCACGCTGAgataaggagggggaggaagggggagaggagggagggagagagagaaggagtggggaaaggaagatgaaggaggaagaggagaaaagaagcgggaaaagggaagtgaggaagaaggaagggagagggaggggtggcaGGAGGACGggaaatggtgagagagagagagagagagagagagagagagagagagagagagagagagagagagagagagagagagagagagagagagagagagagagagagagttaacacacGCACGCATTCACACAAAAATTCAAGCATAACATGTAAAAGAGACACGAAGAGAACAGTTaccttaccttctcttctccctctctctctttttaccctccctctctctctctctcccttccctccagcgCGCCCTCCACCCATCCCACGCCCACACgctcccctttcctccactttccacGCCCGTGTCACACTCCACCCACACCTAAAGAcacacaaagctttaatttctgTAGTATTTTCAAgatgggaggcagagagagagagagagaaagagagagaggtgcgagtttgaagtttgtttatttatctgttttgtttttattgttaatttgtttgtgtggaagggagggaagtgtagcaaaggaaggaaggaaggaggaaaggaaggaagaagggaggaaggaggagaaaatatgataaaggaagggaggaaggaagaaaaaggatggagaggaggaaagattagCAAGAGAATaattgtatctatctatctatctctctatctatctaaatatctacctacgtatctatctatctacctatcaacGTATCTACCTATCACTGCCCCATCACTGTCCCTCAGCCAACACCAGACAGCAAGCACTCACCTAAGATCACTGTTGTTGGGGCTGAGAGTCATCACCTGCACAGTGGAGGTCACCTGGCGAGTCTTGCTTGATCGCCATCTCACCTGCGTTACCTCGTGGCCTCTCTTCACCAGCTCCTCCCCGAACCTTCTTAGCGTGAGTTCGTGACTGCCAGCGTAGATTGGGTGGAGAATCAAGACTCTAGCGGCATTTTTACTAGTCTCTCCATCCACTAGCATTAGAATCACGAAAAACACTAGAATCTCCAGGGTTTTCATGGTGGTTTAATGAGATCTAGTTTCTGGCCATGGCTTCGTGTCAACTGGCGTGGCTTGGCTTGGTGAGTCTctctgcgtgcgtgcgtgtgtgctgcACGGGAGAGATGGTGAGAGTGGTTTAGGATTGGAGTgtaggaggaatggaggggtgagggaggggtaagggagggttgggttgggtggatgggaaatggagaaattgtagtggtggtattagtggtggtggtggtggtagtagtagtagtagtagtagtagtagtagtagtagtagtagtagtagtagtagtagttgttgttgttgttgttgttgttgttgttgttgtgtggtggtgaggaggaggagcaagaggaggaggaggaggagaagaaggaggaggaggaggaggaggaggaggaggaggaggagaaggacaaatatggagatcacagaaaaaaaaaagaaaacgaaaaagaaaaacccaaaaaaaagagaataaaaaaaaccagcagagagagagagagagagagagagagagaagaggagacagaggtACGGTAATGCATGTGTTGTAACCTTGAGGGCGCTTCGTGGGACAGAAAGGTTAGGACAGAGGTTGAAGGGAAGGTCACGTGGCTCACTCAAACACTGCCGGAGAGTGACCACAGGCGTTAAAGATTCCGTGTACACAAGCAGTTCCCAGTCTTTCCCTACGTTCATGCACCTTCGCTCAGTTCTTCAGGAGTTCATGTGCCCTCGCGCCTATGACGGATTTGACTGTCTGACTGCCACCtagtacacctttccctaattaccaatcactcaaAGGCATTTCTACtttacagccacatccaatctttcaACAGGGAAGAAATTGTAAACTGTATTCTTTTTCGTccataactttcttgtagatgcttataaggaTTTCATACATTGCAGAGTGGGTGCTGATAATTGTCTCGCatcaaagtgaaagggttaattatcaaagaatataaaaaaaataagggttggtgcaagaagccatcaggcccacacgtggcagtccctgtgaaACATGCCTGCCTGTCTCGACGCGTCATTCCCACTCATAAATTTGGCTAAAAATTTACATGAGTATTTCacgttttctcttgttttaaagctgaaaatgtataaataaaagtattaaaaaagtaaacacaGAGAATAAATACTCGGGAACAAACAATTGGTCTACTGGTGTTACGTGCAtagtgggttaggttaggttaggttaggttaggttaggttaggttaggttataaacaaatataaaacaaatgtGCAGGGACGCAAAATAAATTCCTTATGCCAACActtaccaaaaataaataaaataaataaaataaataaataaataaattgaaaacatggaaatataaatcgatcaataaataacaaataaaaagacaaaagagaaattaatgaaacttttaaataaacaaataaacaaataaacgtacctttcttcttctttttcttcttttcttcttttacttgaCACTGTCTCACgctagcagtagtggtagtagtagtagtagtagtagtagtagtagtagtagtagtagtaacagcagacAGGTAAGATTGTAACACCGTCAGGTAGACAAACTGAATGAAGActgaaggctctctctctctctctctctctctctctctctctctctctctctctctctctctctcctctctctctctctcctctcctcttctctctctctctctctctgtgtggtgtgtgtgtgtgtgtgtgtgtgtgtaagtccatacattttttattatatttctcatAATTAATGGCGTTCTCATTTTTACCATTTTACagtctagttctctctctctctctctctctctctctctctctcttctctctctctctctctctctctctctctctctctctctctctctctctctctcttgtaattgTGACAAATGGATTCGCTCACTAAATCCCCGTTACCTTctcagaaaggaggaggaggaggaggaggaggaggaggagtctggaggaggaagaaaattgtactttaaggtagaggaagggaggaagaaggggagagaagaggaaggaggaagtgacagTGATGTAGTAGGcgtggctgtgatggtggtggtggtgatggtgatgattaatGTTACTttctgttagtggtggtgatggtggtggtgctggtggtgatagaggtggATGACTTTGCATGCGTtgtagaattagtagtagtagtagtagtagtagttttttctagcacatgttatttttttatttttttacttaattgttCTGACAGTTGAcatactgcaccaccaccaccaccaccaccagatgtttgtttcatttgtttgtttgtttgcttggcggtcatggtggcggtggtggtggtggttactactactactactactactactactgatactactattactactaccaccattgtCATTTGCTTGTATATATTATTACAAGGTTTTATTGAAGTTATTTACACATTGtttttctattgttgttgttgttgttgttgttgttgttgttgttagggaAACTAGCTCTCCCACACTCCCCCCCCTTCACAACGCCAGGCCAATttgagagaggaagtgttgcTAATTACATCCCAGGAGTCCTTcacgcatcaccaccaccatcaccaccaccatcaccactattactaccactgctgtaccccaaaacaacaacaacaacttcacttactactactactactactactactactactaccactactaataataataataataataataataataatagcttggcgatgaaaataagaaaaaacaaataaataaagaaataaagaaagaaagaaagagagaaagaaggaaagaaagaaacaaaaagaagaaaaacgcaagaaaatatttatacaactacaaagtgaaaatgaaaaataaaaaaaagagataaaagagaaaaggaaagaaaaaattaggtcagtattagaagaagaagaagaagaagaagaagaagaagaagaagaagaagaagaagacaagaataaacaacaataaaactacGACAAAACACGCAAATATCAAGTTAAATATAgataataaggaggaggaggaggaagagaaggacggtagaggaggaggaggattaaatagattcacaacacagcaacagactttgaggaggaggaggaggaggaggaggaggagaacaagaagaacaagaagaaagacaaaatagaaagaaaagaaaaaaacaatgaaaaagaagaagaaatgaaagaaaacaaatgaaggtgaagacgaagaagacgacgacgacgaagaagaagaagaagaagaagaagaagaagaagaagaagaagaagaaggatgaataCTTTTAACATTAATCATCACTGTCTTCTCTCacacttacaccaccaccagcaccaccaccaccaccatcaccacttcctcgtgtgtgtgtgtgtgagtgtgtgtgtgtgtgtgtgtgtgtgtgtgcgtgacggCAAGGCGACACTCATTGACGCTTTCCTCCCCGCAtgactcctcctccccttcaccaccaccaccaccaccaccaccgcacgcCACGCAAGCCACCaggtgttggagagagagagagagaagagagaagagagagagagagagagagagagagagagagagcggtgtaTAGAAAAGCCAAAGGTACCATATTCTCAAAAACTTATCTTGACTACTCTTAACAGGCTGTAGCGTGAggtactggggttttcaagggtgttttcatgactgcagtgatagtttaacaagcattTCATATCTTTAATAGGCTGTAGTGTAAGCTATTGGGGCTTTCacgggtgttttcgtgattctagtgatagtttaacaaggattctgcaccgtGAACAGGCACAGGTAGAAATTATTTTGCTTTTCAAGGGTATTGCAGGTGTAGCAGCGCGATGAAAGCTAAGAAGAATAGGGAAAGGATGACTAAAGATAATAAACAGAAAACGATAACTAACTAAACACTTCCGCTCTTGAAAGCTTCTCGATATATAGACACAAGCTGGGGCAGGCATAGGAGCGAGATGAAGGCtaggaagaatagagaaagaccgaggaaggacaaaaaaacattgaaagaaagtattcagaaacgcttcgctttctcaccacgactaatttcaaaggccacagaggtgaatagtcaggttctcaagactgtttctccctTATAATAATCATATAAAACTCattaatatatcaataaaaccacaaaaaccacccttaaaaacccgtacaCCTTCAACTAGACCTCTTTAAAATAgaggagatgcggcgcagaagtgtttcaaattACGGTCCTGTCTAGAACACAATAAACTAACTTAACTAAGCCAGTTTTGAATCATGACCTACCCAAGCCACCGTAAAGGAGCGAGGGCAGGGAGGCTACGTGTTACTGGGTTACTGGTGCTGCATTTGTGACCTTATTAACCAGGATTTCAAGGAGAGTGAGAACCTGTCCACCGGGAGAGACGGGGCAAGGAGGCAAGGAGACAGAggtgagaggggggggggttacTTAAGCTTATGAAGGTTACTGGTATCCTGTCTTgtgttccctctccctctctctttctctctggttaATGGGatggagtgagagaaggaaagagggaaagagggaaggtggaaaaagaTTAAGGGTTAGGAAAAGACTCGGTGTACTAgacggaagagggagggaagagggaaagaaggagataaaTTATACGTTAGAAAAGAATGGTGATGAGATAAAtgaacgaggggaaaaaaagaaggaaggagtgaatggataatgaaaggaaatgaaggacagAGTAGGATAtaattatgaaggaaagaatgaaggagaggtgatgaaaggacaaaaggaagaggaaggaagatgtaaTAGTAgataagtggaagagagagagagagagagagagagaggaggagagagagagaggagaagagagagagagagagagagagagagagagagagagagagagaatcaataaatcaattaaaaaaggaaattaaggaaatggttacagaagagagagagagaggagagagagagagagggagagagagagagagagagagagagagagagagagaggagagagaggagagagagagagagagagagagagagagagattgaaaagtGCAAATTTACAAGAATTAAGTCATTttacctattctctctctctctctctctcttctctctctctctctctctctctctctctcctctctctctctctctctcttatctttccttccatctctttccctccttccatccagtTCACAgcattctctcctcccctcttttctctttctcttctctttttttctcttttctttccctttttctttctttattcccacAGTTTGTGTCATtaataaacaacacacacacacacacacacatacacacacacacacacacacacacacacacacacacacacacacacacacacacacacacacagacattaaGAAACAGAGATTAATttacaggtctctctctctctctctctctctcccctatttttcgttattttctcctcctcctcctcctcctcttcttttcttcttcttcctcctcctccttcgcattctccttatcttttcgcttttcttcctttcttcttgtgtatcttatctcttcctcttcccctcctcctcctcctcctcctcctcctgctcctccttatcGCTCTCCTCCGCAAAACCAGTAAGAAAAGAGTTTTCTTTAaacttaaaagagagagagagagagagagagagagagagagagagagagagagagagagagagagagagagagagagagagagagagagagagagagagagaatttcctgcAGATAAACTTGGAAACTTGGATTACTGTTtgctttacgagagagagaaagagagagagagagagagagagagagagagagagagagagagagagagagagagagagagagagagagagagaatcgatggGGAGTTTGCGCcgcagacaccaccaccatcaccaccaccaccaccaccaccagtccacaCATGCCAAAcctacactctccctcacactctcccACACCTGCGCTCCCACACCTGAAGcaaggtacgtgtgtgtgtgtgtgtgtgtgtgtgtgtgtgtgttctcaccTCTCTACACCTGATTATATACTCATACATTAATTACAtcattagtacacacacacacacacacacacacctgaaacgtacaggtgtgtgtgtgtgtgtgtgtgtgtgcgtgtgtgtgtgtgtgtgtgtgttcacctatAGAACATTAAGTCCATTTTCCCATCCTGTTCCATGGGAGAGACGTtcttaatggtggtggtgatggtggtggtgatggtggtggtgatggtgataaaacaACTTCCGTGATAATGAAGATTGTGAATGGGAAGcaatattgtggtggtggtagtagtagtagtagtagtagtagtagtagtagtagtagtagtagtcatgaaACATACTCGTGGTGACTGTGATGGTGATATTCTGAAGGTGATGACTGATGGTGAAGGGCGAGATTTgtcctgatggtgatgataatgatgataaacgaTAGTGATGTTATGATGATGCAAAAACctacgatgatggtgatgctcgtggtgatggtgatgacaggacGGAGTTTTGCGTTATCAttatggtggtgaaggtgatagaagggaaggtgatggtggtggtgatgatggtgattttgATAATGGAAGattgataatggtggtggtggtggcggcaagggatggtggtgatggtgatgagggatGGACTCTataatggtgatgacggtggtggtgaggggagtgagggggaaggggggtgtTGACAGCTTCCCCTCAACAGCTGGTGTGTGTCAGTCCTCCCCCccgccataaccaccaccaccaccaccacctcttttattattaacaccgctactactactgctaatactactactacttctttctctctccctctctctctctctctctctctctctgactgcaGTTCGAGTCatcacaaaggaggaggaggaggaggaggaggaggagaagagaaaataaagaagataaatggaataatcttaccatttccttccttctttctcttcttttgtctcctctctttcctttacgacatggtgatgatgatgatgatggtgataatgatggtggtgatgctggtcgtggtgatggtggtgatggtgatgatgatgatgatggtgagcaattactttatcctccttttgtcttcctttctttcttccttcaagtgagtgagtaaagtgtaagtgttttgtgtttcaATGATGTTCTCCTTTAACTAATCAACCAATGAAaacggaatctctctctctctctctctctctctctctctctctctctcacaaaaaaaaaaaaacacctttccttccctgacAGACTGCCACAAGTGAAGCAGCGGTGAGGGTGTGacagtgtaagagagagagaggaggaagaagacaaccCACCCAGACTTCACTCAGGGCCCCACACTCGCCTCCCACTGCAggatggagggaatggaggggatTCGAAGCAGGCCCACCACTCACTCAGTCTACACAGGtaaggaagcacacacacacacacacacacacactcagtattGGGTATTGGAGTGTTCTGTGCATTTATAGACAACtcacataagaacacaagaacataataaataagggaagctgcaagaagccatcaggcctacatgtggcagtccctgtatgaaatatacttatctatttccacctcacAGGTTTATTCAGTACCATCAACAGCCTGCACAGGAAGTTATCGGGTTCTCAAAGAagtttccatgattctagtgacttAAGAACCTTACTCTATCAGtgaaaaaattatagaaaataaagcacgcATGAGAACTTGGCTACTTCTgcatgtggcctttgaaaaacagtcctgGTGGGAGAATAAAGCATTCCACAGTACTATCTTGAAGGTTTATACAACATACATACGAAAATGTGGAAGTATATTTAGTAAGTTA
Proteins encoded in this window:
- the LOC135091185 gene encoding UDP-glucuronosyltransferase 1A9-like; the encoded protein is MKTLEILVFFVILMLVDGETSKNAARVLILHPIYAGSHELTLRRFGEELVKRGHEVTQVRWRSSKTRQVTSTVQVMTLSPNNSDLRYPYMERDGTFQLPASMLWERPRRLWQIPTDVFSLIDAHCLSLLGDPALSHHLAGLNFTVALVDLIANECSLALAHRLGLPVVGFWGFSFQGGEARAMGVFQSPATVPTFLSEVGADMGFRERLWNSLVALAESAVIGYHLSRTDYHIQRLAPQAPRSRQLLSEVEAVLVHSHWLLDYPKLMPPHVHYIGCIQCGPPSPSRPASTPG